In the Bacteroidota bacterium genome, TTGCGGGTTGCTTACATATGACCATCCAAACTGCGGTGCTCATAGAAACCCTGAAAGAACTGGGTGCAGATGTACAATGGAGTTCTTGTAATATTTTTTCAACCCAGGATCATGCTGCTGCTGCAATTGCTGCTGCGGGAATTCCGGTTTATGCCTGGAAAGGTGAAACTTTGGAAGAATACGACTGGTGCATTGAGCAAACACTGTTTTTTGGCGAAAACAACGAGCCTTTAAACATGATTCTTGACGATGGTGGTGACTTAACCAACCTCGTTTTGGATAAATACCCTGAAATGGTGAAACACTTACGTGGTATTTCGGAAGAAACAACTACAGGTGTTCACAGATTATACGATCGCGTGGTAAAAGGCACTTTACCGGTTCCTGCTATTAACGTGAACGACTCAGTTACGAAATCGAAATTCGACAATAAATACGGTTGTAAAGAATCATTAGTTGATGCTATTCGTCGCGCAACTGATATTATGATGGCCGGCAAAGTGGCTGTTGTTGCGGGTTATGGCGATGTGGGAAAAGGTTCGGCTCAATCGTTACGCGGAGCAGGTGCTCGTGTATTAATTACCGAAATTGACCCGATTTGTGCTTTACAGGCTGCAATGGATGGTTATGAAGTGAAAAAAATGGATGATGCGGTTAAAGAAGCTGATATTATTGTAACGGCTACGGGTAACTGCGACATTATTACCGGTCGTCATTTTGAAAATATGAAACACAATGCGATTGTTTGTAATATCGGTCACTTTGATGATGAAATTGATGTTGCCTGGTTAAATAATAATCACGGTGCTTCTAAAGATGAAATTAAACCTCAGGTTGATAAATATACCGTGAATGGTAAAGACCTTATTTTATTAGCTGAAGGTCGTTTAGTGAATTTAGGATGTGCAATGGGTCACCCAAGTTTTGTTATGAGTAATTCGTTTACCAACCAAACGTTGGCTCAAATTGAGTTATGGTTAAATGGTAGCAGTTATGAAAACAAAGTGTATACCTTACCAAAATACCTTGATGAAAAAGTTGCTCGTTTGCACTTACATAAATTAGGTGTTGTTTTGGAAGAATTAAGCGATAAACAAGCTAATTATATCGGCGTTGAAAAATCAGGCCCTTACAAACCTGAATATTACCGCTATTAATAACATATTCAACTTGCTTTCTAAAAAGGGGTGACAGCAATGTTGCTCCTTTTTTTATGTACACAATTGAAGGTTTACATTAAAATATGTTTTGTTACTTTGTAAAAATTATTTCATGACGAAGTTATCCATCAATATAAATAAAATTGCAACGCTGCGAAACGCACGTGGTGGCAATGTGCCGAACGTGGTAAAATTTGCAATGGATTGCGAACGTTTTGGGGTAGATGGTATTACCGTTCACCCCAGGCCTGATGAGCGACATATTACATTAAATGATGTTTATAATCTCGCACCTGTTATTCAAACAGAATTTAATATTGAAGGATATCCGGATGCGCGTTTTATGAAAATGGTCGCGGCGATAAAACCCGCGCAAGCAACGCTGGTGCCGGATCCGCCGGATGTTTTAACTTCAAATACCGGTTGGGATGTAATTAAAAATAAATCGTTGTTGATTGATATTATTAATCAGTTGCATGCGTACGGTGTACGCGTTTCAATTTTTTTAAATCCCGAATTAGATCAGGTAGAAGCAGCAAAATTAACGGGCACCGACAGAATAGAATTTTATACGGGACCATACGCTGAACATTACCAACAAGATAAACAATTGGCAATTGCAGCATATGTTAAAGCGGCAGAAGCTGCGCATGCAATTGGGTTAGGTATAAATGCCGGTCATGATTTGAGTTTGCAAAATCTAAAATTCTTCAAACAAAGTTTAGTGCATTTAGATGAGGTAAGTATCGGACATGCAATTATCAGCGATGCCTTATATTATGGTATAGAAAATACCATTCAGATGTATAAAAGATTATTGTCAGAAAATTAATTTACTTAATTCATTAAAATAAAAAAGCCTTCCAAGTAGGAAGGCTTTTGATTTGAATATGGTAATATTATAAATGCGTTTCTTGTGCATTAATGTAAGTATATTTTCCTTCAGCTGAATCATATTTCCAAACGATAGCAACCATATACATGTTTTCTGGTTTCCATGTAACGTTTTTCTCAATTTGATATGATTTAGTGAATACGACACCATTTGCTCCGGATCCGAACACAAATTGTTCACCCCAAGCACTACCGTTAGAAGAAGCGCGGATAACGTGATTGTGAACGAAGTTAGGATCAGCAGGTGAGCCGTTAATTTGTTGAGTAAATACAAGGCCGTCTTCCATTAAGTAAGCAGCAACAAAATAATCGCCAGATACATCAGCAAAAAGTTCAGCACTTACAGAAATGGTGATAGATGAACCATTATCGGTAAAACCGGCAACAGCGCCAGCTTCAGCCGGACCAGTTCCTGCTTCAGTTAAAGCAGAAGCTGCCATAGCAGCACCATCATAGAATGTAGCCTGGTTCCATACATATAATGTAGGGTAACCACCAACAATTCCTTCAGCACCGTAATAGTCGGTTAAGGTTGTTGACTCATCAGTAGTGATTTCGTCAGTATTATGAATACTCAGTGGAATTGCGCTCGCACCGGTACCTTCAATAGCTTTGTTAAATTCAGGAGCACCCCATTCACCGCAATAAGGACACCAAGTTGCAGTAAAATCGCCCATCAGCGCATGTTTCTGGCTGCTAGGTGAAAAACAACCACCATCATCGTCGGTTGCATTAGGATTGTAATTAATTGAAAATGGGTCTGTACATCCGTAAACACGGTCTTTAGCACAAGAGGAGATAGCGAATGCAGATGTTGCTGCGATTGCTATGATTAATAGTTTTTTCATATTCAAATATATTGGTTTTTGGAAATCCGATACTAAAGTAACGAATATTTCTGTATATACAAACAATTTTACTAACAAAACTGACGAAATACTGACACAGCCAACGGATGGCTATGTGTTATCTTTACCAAAAATAACAAAAATGTTTAAAAAATCTTCCCTTTTTGTCCTGATTTGTTGTGTTGGGATTATTGTTAAAGCGCAACCTGCTTTTCAACTGGTAAATTTTGCTTCCGGGTTTTCTTCGCCTGTCGATATTGCCAATGCCGGTGATGAACGCATTTTTATTGTTGAACGCGAGGGTTATATCAAGATAGTGGACCTGAGCGGAACAGTTTATGCAGATAATTTTTTGGACATACATACCCAAATTGAATCGGGTTATCAGGAACAGGGATTATTGGGGCTGGCTTTTCACCCTGATTACGCAGATAATGGATTTTTTTATGTGTATTACACCGATCTGGATGGAAACACGGTGGTATCGCGTTATCAGGTGAGTACATTTGATCCTGATATTGCCGACCCGACAACAGAGTTAATATTATTTACTGCCGATCAACCATTTGTAAATCACAACGGCGGATGTATCAAATTTGGCCCTGATGGTTATTTATATATAGGGTTAGGAGATGGTGGTTCAGCGGGTGATCCGGGCAACAGAGCACAAAATCCTGAAAATAAATTGGGCAAGATGCACAGAATCGATGTAGATGGCGGTACTCCTTATGCCATACCAGCAGATAATCCATTTGCAACTGCAACTGATACCTTACAGGAAATTTGGGCAATCGGTTATCGCAACCCATGGCGTTATAGTTTCGACCGACTCAACGGGAATATGTGGGTTGGTGATGTTGGACAAAATTTGCAGGAAGAAGTTGATGTGGAGTTAGCGGGTGATGGCGGACATAATTATGGATGGCGCTGTTATGAAGGTTTTGATGTATTTAATGATGCCGGATGTGATGATGATGGTTCTGATTATACTTTTCCAATTTTACAATATCCACATAATTATACAACAGGTGGTTTTAGTATAACAGGTGGTTTTGTTTACAGAGGTACAGAATTTCCGGGTATGTATGGATATTACATGTTTGCCGATTATGTTTCCGGCAACTGGTGGTGGGTAAATGCTGATGCAGGTGCACCATATATTTATGAACGTGAAGATGATGTTGAAGGTGATATTGCTGTTTTTGGTGAAGATGTAAATGGTGAGATTTATTGTGGTGATCTTGCTTCTGGAATTATTTATCATGTTACAGATGCGTGTGGTTCATTTGTATTAAATACAATTGCTACCGATTATGCATGCGGTGCAGGAACCGGTAGTATTGATTTATCTATTATTGATGGCGCTGCTCCATATACTATTGAATGGTCAACGGGTGCTACTACTGAAGATGTTGAAGGATTAACAGCAGGTACTTATACGGTTACAGTTACTGATAATGCTGGTTGTGAGCGGATGGCAGTAGTTGCAATAAATGAAAATCCCGGATTTGTAGTTACTGTTACGAATGTTGGAAATACATTAAGTGCAGATGCAGGAACAAGTTGGCAATGGTATTTTAATGGTGTATTAATAGAAGGTGCAACTGCACAAACTTATGACGCTACGGAAACAGGTAATTATTATGTTGTAGCAACTGATGATAACGGATGTATTGCAACCAGTACGGCAGTTGATTTTACAGTTGGTATTAAAGAATTATTCCAGCAACATTTGTTGATTTATCCAAATCCGACTACCGGAATATTTACCATTGAATTACCGGAAACGGCAAGTGTAAATGGTAACCTGATTATTTATAATTTGGTGGGCGATAAAATTTATTCTCAAGAAATAACTTCGAATCCAATACAAATTAATATGACCGGTTTCTCAAACGGATTATATACCATTGAGTTAGAAAATGAAAATAATTTATTTACGCAAACACTTATTCTCGGAAAATAATTTTTTTTAATTACTTATTTACGGAGCGGCGGTAGCATTCATTAATTTCGAAAATTCGGAATTAATTTTTCTGCCATCCGGTGCAAAATCGCCGGCCATTTCCTGCATAAAAAACACATTATCTGTTTTCATATCGCCCGTAAATGCATAATAATAAGAATCATGCAGCGGTGTGGCCACATCGGCAATGGCAAAAGGTAAGTAGGGTATAAATACAATTCCCATCAGTATTTTAGTCCCAACTTTTTCATTTTCGGTAACTGTTGAATACATGCCAATTCGCATGATATTGCTGATGCCATAATTATCGGAAATGGCTGCTACTTCTGCAGCAGATGAACTGATAAGTGGCACCGACATGTCGAGATGAATTAATTTTTCATCCAACCATTGGTTGATTACGGTCAGTTTGTTAAATTTATCTACTTCAGTGGAATCGAGATCATAATAACTTAAATCCATTACAGTGATAGCATTGTCTTCTGCCTGTTCTTTTATTTCACTCCTGTAATCTGCTTTTGTCTGGTCCATTTCATATAAGTCGTAATGGAGATAACTTTTATTATTTGTGTAAGAATGTAAAGGGTCAAGTA is a window encoding:
- a CDS encoding adenosylhomocysteinase, whose product is MNVVTDTKLPYKVKDIALAAWGRKEIKLAEAEMPGLMSLREEYGNSKPLKGARIAGCLHMTIQTAVLIETLKELGADVQWSSCNIFSTQDHAAAAIAAAGIPVYAWKGETLEEYDWCIEQTLFFGENNEPLNMILDDGGDLTNLVLDKYPEMVKHLRGISEETTTGVHRLYDRVVKGTLPVPAINVNDSVTKSKFDNKYGCKESLVDAIRRATDIMMAGKVAVVAGYGDVGKGSAQSLRGAGARVLITEIDPICALQAAMDGYEVKKMDDAVKEADIIVTATGNCDIITGRHFENMKHNAIVCNIGHFDDEIDVAWLNNNHGASKDEIKPQVDKYTVNGKDLILLAEGRLVNLGCAMGHPSFVMSNSFTNQTLAQIELWLNGSSYENKVYTLPKYLDEKVARLHLHKLGVVLEELSDKQANYIGVEKSGPYKPEYYRY
- a CDS encoding pyridoxine 5'-phosphate synthase, with amino-acid sequence MTKLSININKIATLRNARGGNVPNVVKFAMDCERFGVDGITVHPRPDERHITLNDVYNLAPVIQTEFNIEGYPDARFMKMVAAIKPAQATLVPDPPDVLTSNTGWDVIKNKSLLIDIINQLHAYGVRVSIFLNPELDQVEAAKLTGTDRIEFYTGPYAEHYQQDKQLAIAAYVKAAEAAHAIGLGINAGHDLSLQNLKFFKQSLVHLDEVSIGHAIISDALYYGIENTIQMYKRLLSEN
- a CDS encoding Omp28-related outer membrane protein; this encodes MKKLLIIAIAATSAFAISSCAKDRVYGCTDPFSINYNPNATDDDGGCFSPSSQKHALMGDFTATWCPYCGEWGAPEFNKAIEGTGASAIPLSIHNTDEITTDESTTLTDYYGAEGIVGGYPTLYVWNQATFYDGAAMAASALTEAGTGPAEAGAVAGFTDNGSSITISVSAELFADVSGDYFVAAYLMEDGLVFTQQINGSPADPNFVHNHVIRASSNGSAWGEQFVFGSGANGVVFTKSYQIEKNVTWKPENMYMVAIVWKYDSAEGKYTYINAQETHL
- a CDS encoding PQQ-dependent sugar dehydrogenase, whose protein sequence is MFKKSSLFVLICCVGIIVKAQPAFQLVNFASGFSSPVDIANAGDERIFIVEREGYIKIVDLSGTVYADNFLDIHTQIESGYQEQGLLGLAFHPDYADNGFFYVYYTDLDGNTVVSRYQVSTFDPDIADPTTELILFTADQPFVNHNGGCIKFGPDGYLYIGLGDGGSAGDPGNRAQNPENKLGKMHRIDVDGGTPYAIPADNPFATATDTLQEIWAIGYRNPWRYSFDRLNGNMWVGDVGQNLQEEVDVELAGDGGHNYGWRCYEGFDVFNDAGCDDDGSDYTFPILQYPHNYTTGGFSITGGFVYRGTEFPGMYGYYMFADYVSGNWWWVNADAGAPYIYEREDDVEGDIAVFGEDVNGEIYCGDLASGIIYHVTDACGSFVLNTIATDYACGAGTGSIDLSIIDGAAPYTIEWSTGATTEDVEGLTAGTYTVTVTDNAGCERMAVVAINENPGFVVTVTNVGNTLSADAGTSWQWYFNGVLIEGATAQTYDATETGNYYVVATDDNGCIATSTAVDFTVGIKELFQQHLLIYPNPTTGIFTIELPETASVNGNLIIYNLVGDKIYSQEITSNPIQINMTGFSNGLYTIELENENNLFTQTLILGK